TTATCATGCTTGATATGGTATTTTTCACGTAAATCATCGAGATCAATTTGCGCTTTTGTTTGTAACTTCATTGCTAAATCAAAGGTATGTTGCCGATCAACCATTCGCTTTTCAAGCTCAAAGCTTTCTACTTTTAAGTTTTCTGCAAGTACCTTGTATTTGTCCAACTGTAAAACACTTTGATTAAGCTGCCCTTTTGTCGCAGCTAGCTCGTTATTTAATTCATTTATTTGTGTGTTAAAACTCTGAATTTGTTCACTTATACTTTGTTGTTGCTTCTCTAACATCTCTGTGGAACTGTGTTTTTCTTGCTTTAACGAAACAACTAAGGCTTCTAAATTTTGGATGTTTTCCTGTAACGACGCCAATTTTTTTCTTTCTTGATTAACGTCATTCTCTAGTGCTGTCTTTTCATTGTTAACGCTTCCAAGCGTCTCTTGCAATTGAACAACACTCTGATCTCGTTCTTTAAGTTGTTGTTGCGCCGTAACCTGGCTTTCTTCGAGCTTTTTATTTTGTTGCTGTTTTGAAACTAACTGATTTTTTATTGATTCAAGCTGTTGAGTAACTTCGCTTAATTCAGTTTGTGCTTTCGCAAGCGCTTGCTGTTTTTGATTGGCGCTTTGTTCTTGTTCATTATGCTTTTGTTGTAAAAACTCATTGTTTTCATGGAGCTTTTTATTATTTTGTTGTTTTTCTGCTAATTGATTTTTTATTGATTCAAGCTGTTGAGTAACTTCGCTTAATTCAGTTTGTGCTTTCGCAAGCGCTTGCTGTTTTTGATTGGCACTTTGTTCTTGTTCTTTCAGCCTTTGTTGTAAAGACACATTGTTTTCTTGAAGCTCTTGATTATTCTGTTGCTTTTCTTCTAACTGATTTTTTAATGACTCAAGCTGTTGAGTAACTTCGCTTAAATCAGTTTGTGCTTTCGCAAGCGCTTGCTGTTTTTGATTGGCGCTTTGTTCTTGTTCATTATGCTTTTGTTGTAAAAACTCATTGTTTTCATGGAGCTTTTTATTATTTTGTTGTTTTTCTGCTAATTGATTTTTTATTGATTCAAGCTGTTGAGTAACTTCGCTTAATTCAGTTTGTGCTTTCGCAAGCGCCTGTTGTTTTTGATTGGCGTTTTGTTCTTGTTCACTATGCTTTTGTTGTAAAAACTCATTGTTTTCATGGAGCTTTTTATTATTTTGTTGTTTTTCTGCTAATTGATTTTTTATTGATTCAAGCTGTTGAGTAACTTCGCTTAATTCAGTTTGTGCTTTCGTCAACGCCTGTTGTTTTTGATTGGCGTTTTGTTCTTGTTCACTATGCTTTTGCTGTAAAAACTCATTGTCTTCATGGAGCTTTTTATTATTTTGTTGTTTTTCTGCTAACTGATTTTTTAATAATTCAAACTGTTGAGTAACTTCGCTTAATTCAGTTTGCGCTTTCGTCAACGCCTGTTGTTTTTGATTCGCACTTTGTTCCTGCTCATTATGCTTTTGCTGTAAAGCAACATGTGTTTCTTGGGTAGACTGTAACTGAGAGGTTAACTCGGAGATTAATTGTTGTTGCTGCTGTTTCTCAGACGTTTGATGCCAATTGGCGCTTCGTACCGTTAGTAAATTAATATAAGGAGGGAGTGACTCTGGCACATTTACCCATGGGATTTTTTGCTCTGAGTAATGTTGATAAATGTCATTAGCCTGCTCCTCGTTATTATAAAGCCCTTGGCTCGCTGTTCGAACAATTAAACAGTTAAATATTTTATTCTCTAATTGTTTTAATAGCGGAAACTCCAACCCGTTAACATTCAATACTAATAAATTGGCTTTTTCTGGATCTATGTTTAATTCTGAAATGAATGAAGGGAAACAAATTGACGATACTTTAGTGCTACTAAATGTGACCCCTGGTCTAATTTTTTTGATTTGTTTAGGTTCACATACTGAACTAAATTCACTTATTGAGGCTTTGTAAAAAGTGACTTCTTTTTGCTCATGAGGTATTAGAGCTTTATTTTGCAAGTCTACATTTTTTAAGCCTAGGTTAGTAACAAGTTTCTCTAATTTTAAATAGGCGCTTGGATCTGGCTCTACTATTATTATTCGCCTAGCATTTAACTTTTTCAGCCATGAACCACTACTGACTTGTCCCCCGTTAGCAACGACAATCGTGTCAAAGTCATAGGTTAGGCCTGTTGTTAATGTTAATGTCTCACTCATATTTATCTCCTGCTAACAACGCGAGTTATTTAGTATTAAATGATTGAGTCATTGCAGTAAGTAACTGGTACCAATGTTCAATAGGCTGATTTAACTTGATATCGTTCAGTTTTAAGTTATGAATATTGGCCGCAATAAGGGGTAATAAAGTAGCTATGAAGTCACGGTTATTGGCAGATAGTGTTGACCACTCTGCTAAGTGGACGTTAGTTGGGGTAGGGGTAATATCTAACATTAACTTGGGTCCCCACTTATCATTTTGTTTGGGAGACCAATCAGGCAATGGTGCTTTCTTATTCTTTAATTCTCTGAATTCAAGGCTTCCCAACTTTGTGAAGTTTGTTGGATGAATTTTCTTGGCACCCACTTTAAACTCATAAATAGGGTAATGCGTTGAGCCTATTTTTAAATCTTTAATACGAATAGATAAATGTTCGTTATTTTGAGCCACCATATTTTGTAATAAAGTGACTTGGCCAAGTGAAGAAACAAGTACTTTTGCTGGTTTTGGTGCTGTTTCTTTTGCGCTTAGATCTCCAGGTGTTTGTAAGTCTTTTATTAGTTTTTGGATTTTACTAACCCAAGCATTAATGTCGATGTTTTTGCCTGGTCCAGAGCGAGTTATTTGTTGTGTCGTTAATTTAAGTACAATTTCGTTAAGTATTGATTTCAACAAAGCTTGGTCGCTATCGGGTAATTGTTTGTATGTATTTAGACCCGCTGCAGTATAAGGTGTAATAAGTGTGTAATCACTTACTTTGTTGTTACCAGATTTAATGAAAGTAGAAAGTGGGTACACTCGATTTTTATCGGCAGCTTGAAACTCAATATCAAGGATGTTTTTTCTGTCATTTAATATTAAGTTAAAGTTTGCCCAGCTCTTATCGAAATTTGTTATTTGTTCTAGTTTAAATACCGCGCGATAAAATGGTGCTTTATCAAATCCACCTGTGACAGTGCATTTTTGCGCAGTGAGTAGTTGCGGATATCGGGCCTGAACCTCTTTTTTAAAATTGAGCAACTCATTATTTTTTTCGGGTTCGGAAGTTTTAGATACTTTATTGTACTCTAGAAAATAGTGTTCAATTTCTTCCTGAAGTTGGGCTATTTGTAATAACAACAATTCTTTCTCAGATTTTATTTGTTCATTCGCCATCTGGTTTTCTTGGTCCTTTTTCTGGTGTTGTTTTTGTTCAGTTATTAACTTGTCGTTTGTTTCTTCAAGTAGCAATTGTAAGCTTTTTTTTGCTGTAAATGTGCTTTCCAACTCTTCTTTCAATTGATTGATTTGTAGGGTAAATATCTCGTTTTCATTGTTTTTTTGTTCGAGGAATTGTACTTTTTGATCTAATTTAGCTTTCGTTTCTTTTACTCTAATTTGCTCTGTTATTAATTGATTATTTGTGTCTTCAAACTGTTGTTGTAAGCTTTTTTTAACTTTGACTGTACTTTCTAATTGATTTTGTAGTGAATTATTTAACTCAGTTATTTTATCTAATTCATGGGTTTTATCGGTTAGGTTTTTTGTGAGCTGTTGTTGAGCGTTTTGTATTTCTTGTTGAAGTTTAGTTAACTCAATTATTTTTGAGTTTTTTTGTGCCATAGCCTCACTTGTTTGTTTTGTGGTTTCTGCGTGTTCTTTTTGTTGTTTGTCTAAAGATATTTTTAATGTGGCAGCAGAGCTTAGTTTTGTCCCTAGATCTGCAACAATTTGTGTGACGGGACGCAAGTTATCATGCTTATCAACGACAAAAGAGCTCCAATCTTCATGCTCTTGAGCGAGTTGAGGATCAGACAAAAGGATGCATTGTATCGATTCTTTCACACACTCACTTTGCGAAATTGCCATACCTTTTGCTTTAAATGTATCGGGATATAGAAGTAACAATTGACGGCATGCTTTAAAATACTGCTGCCATTCTTGAATTAGTGTTGTTATTTGCTCACTACTTGTGGGTTTATTGCCAAACTGTAGAGTTAAATAATCTGTCAAAGATGGAAGGATGAGTATAACCGAATTAGCGGTTCCATCACTCGGCTCTAATACTAAAATTTCAACATTCCCGTCAGGATGGTTAAGTAAAACATTGATATCAACTTTATCATCGTCATCACTGGACTGTGCATTTAACGAGAGCATACCGGGCTTGCCATCAGCATTTTTATTAATGAACGCGTTTAATATCACGGCATCAGGGCTGACGATTAGCTTGTTTTCCATGTAGGTTTTTCTCCAATCAATATGTGATTTCTGATAAAAGGTTAAAAGAAGCGAGTAATTCTTTTATAAAGTGAGTAAAGATTAAAAAAACGACAATTTTTATTTACACTACTTAATACCTTACTATAAATAATATTAACTATACCTGTTTGCAACGTTCCTTGCTATTTTCGATTTAGCTATTTTAGCGATATTTTTCAAAGATTTACTTATTTAAAAGCATAAATATCTTTTATTTCCGAAGTGAATAGGTGTTTGTTATGATTGAATTATATATCTAAAATAGTGTGTTGACTTTGGTTTAATACGTTTTAGCCGCTGTGAGGTCACTTAACTAGTCTATCTATTTTATTGTAAAGTCTTATTATA
The sequence above is a segment of the Paraglaciecola sp. L3A3 genome. Coding sequences within it:
- a CDS encoding FkbM family methyltransferase, with amino-acid sequence MSETLTLTTGLTYDFDTIVVANGGQVSSGSWLKKLNARRIIIVEPDPSAYLKLEKLVTNLGLKNVDLQNKALIPHEQKEVTFYKASISEFSSVCEPKQIKKIRPGVTFSSTKVSSICFPSFISELNIDPEKANLLVLNVNGLEFPLLKQLENKIFNCLIVRTASQGLYNNEEQANDIYQHYSEQKIPWVNVPESLPPYINLLTVRSANWHQTSEKQQQQQLISELTSQLQSTQETHVALQQKHNEQEQSANQKQQALTKAQTELSEVTQQFELLKNQLAEKQQNNKKLHEDNEFLQQKHSEQEQNANQKQQALTKAQTELSEVTQQLESIKNQLAEKQQNNKKLHENNEFLQQKHSEQEQNANQKQQALAKAQTELSEVTQQLESIKNQLAEKQQNNKKLHENNEFLQQKHNEQEQSANQKQQALAKAQTDLSEVTQQLESLKNQLEEKQQNNQELQENNVSLQQRLKEQEQSANQKQQALAKAQTELSEVTQQLESIKNQLAEKQQNNKKLHENNEFLQQKHNEQEQSANQKQQALAKAQTELSEVTQQLESIKNQLVSKQQQNKKLEESQVTAQQQLKERDQSVVQLQETLGSVNNEKTALENDVNQERKKLASLQENIQNLEALVVSLKQEKHSSTEMLEKQQQSISEQIQSFNTQINELNNELAATKGQLNQSVLQLDKYKVLAENLKVESFELEKRMVDRQHTFDLAMKLQTKAQIDLDDLREKYHIKHDNEQQLVDLVGELRVKLQQAAEYYSHLQEKHPELNEVTQTKVEYSDLENIEISNGKNSALTEKKSRVEQTKNKSGGKR